The DNA segment ATTGGTTATGGAAGTGTAAAAAAGAAGGAGCTTACAGGTGCTGTTGCGCAGGTTAAATCTGAAGATATTTCGCGTGTGGTTACCTCTGACTTTGGGGCTGCACTGCAAGGGTTAGTGGCAGGTGTAAATGTGACCGCTAATTCTGGTGCCCCAGGAGAAAATTCTAATATTCTTATTCGAGGTGTAAGCTCTATTAGTGGTAGTAATACCCCACTTTTTGTTGTGGATGGCGTTCCTCAGGAAGGTGATCCTCGATTGAGTACCAATGAAATAGAAACCATCGATATTCTTAAAGATGCGGCTTCGGCAGCTATTTATGGTACGCGTGGTGCAGCAGGAGTTATTCTTATTACTACTAAACAAGGTGAGGCAGGATCCCTAAGAGTGCGTGTTAATAGTAGTTACGGAGTTGAAGATATTAGATCGGGTACCCCTGTGATGAATGCTGTTGAACAGACTTATGCAGACTTTCTATATCATCGAAACCTGAACGGAACGAACTATACTGATATAAATCTAAGTACTCTGCGTACTTCAGAGAGTTTTCAGAATAATACAGATCTCGGATCTTTGGTGTTTATTGATTATGCACCCGTGCAGGAGCATAGTATTAATGTTTCGGGGGGAACCAAGGATATTTCTTATAATGTAATTGCTGGCTATTTTAATAAGGAAGGTGTAATTGTTAATTCAGGTTTTGAACGATTTAATACCCGGGCTAATACAACTTATCGTCATGGTAAATGGCGTATTAATGCCAATGTAGGTCTAACACAAGAAAAAAAGAAGAGTTCTCCTGGTGGGATAATTACCCAAACAATTAAGTATCACCCTACAATGAATATGATAGATGTGGATAGCGATGAGGCTTTGAATACCAGTCATTCGTTTGAATCCAATCGTGTGAATTGGGTGATGGATAGTTTTAGAAATACAGATGTAAATCATCGCACATCAGCTTTTGCTAATTTTAATATCAACTTAGAGCTAATTAAGGATCTTAATTTGTCTACACGTATTGGAAACTCGTTTACCAATGATTACCGTCATAGATTTAGTCCATATCAGGAAGTGTACGATGTAGATGGGGAGCTTGTTGGAGATCCTTCTACTAATAGTTATGTATGGGATCTTAGTAGCAGAAGAACCGCATTGACTTTGGATGCGGGTTTAACTTATCAAAAAAAGTTTGATAAGCACAAATTAACCGTATTCTTAGGTCAATCGGTTGAAAAGTATGTTTACGATAGTTTTGAAGCAAAAAAAACAGCTGTTTCAAATAATGAAATAGATCGCTTGGATGGAGCGGTATCTAATCCTTATGCAAGCTCGATGGATAATGATTACGTTAATAAGTTAATCGGCTCTATCGGAAGAATTCAATATGATTATAAAAGTAAATATTTGCTAAGTGCAAGTATTCGGCGTGATGGATCTTCAAAATTTGGAAGTGATAATCGTTGGGGTATTTTCCCATCTGCTTCATTGGGGTGGAATGTATCTGATGAAGGCTTTTGGCAAGGTATAAAAGAGGTGGCTAATAATTTTAAGTTAAGAGCGAGTTATGGTACTGTTGGTAACCAAAGCTTTGATCCATATACCTATTCGGCCGGTATTACACCTGGAATCAATTATATTTTCACCTCTCAAAATGCAGATGGAGGGCAAAATAATAGCTTAGTTAATGGTTATGTGCAAACTGAGTTTGCCAATGGAGATGTTAAATGGGAGACCTCGATTCAGACTAATATTGGTATGGATATCGCTTTTTTTAATAATAAACTCACGTTTACTGCGGAATACTACAATACCAACAAAAAAGATATGTTAATGCCGATTCAATTGCCGGGTTCAACAGGTAATATTCCCAATGTAAATATGCACAATCCTAAATCTTCGGTGGTGGTGTTGAATGTGGGTGATATGACCAACCAAGGCTTAGAGTTTGCGATGGGATACCGAACTAAAACAGGTCGTGTAAGCTGGGGTGTTAATGGAACTTTCAGTACTAACAAAAATGAAGTAACAAAGGTTAATGGTATGGGAGGGTTTACATTGCTGGATGATGGAGGACTTATCTCTGGAAAAAAATCAGTGTCTCAGGTAACTGCTATTGCTGAAGGTTATGAAGCGGGTGCTTTTTTCTTAAGGCCAACAAATGGAATCGTAGATTCACATGAGAAATTGGCTGAATATCAAAATATTAGACCGGATGCGCGAATGGGTGATTTAATTTATAAAGATACCAATGGAGATGGCTTAATATCTGATTTAGATAGGGTATACAGCGGAAGTGGATTGGTAGAATACGAGGTGGGCTTGAATGCACAGGCCAGCTTTAAAGGTTTTGATTTCTCAATGCAGTGGTATTCGGCCATAGGGCATGAAATTATGAATGGTGCCAAGGCTACTGCTTATGGTTGGGGACGACATAAAGATTTGCTTTATCAGTGGTCAGAAGCAAACCCAACCTCATCGATTCCTTCTTATAAGGGAGAGCCTAATAAACATTTCAATTATGAAGGACATAGCGATTTGTGGCTGGAGGATGGAACGTATTTGCGTCTTAAAGAAATTACCCTGGGATATACCTTGCCACAAGTATCAACACGTGGCTGGGGAATTGATAAATGTCGGTTTTATGTAACGGCTCAAAATCCACTTACGTTTACTGATTATTCTGGGTATGATCCGGAAGTGGGTGGTAATGTGAAGAGTAGGGGTGTGGATAAAGGAAACTACCCGGTTACTTCTCTGTATACTGTTGGCGTAAATCTTAACTTCTAAATCTATTTATCATGACATATAAATTATTTAAATATTTAGCACTCGTTGTTGTTCTTGCTCTTACAGTGTCGTGCAACGATTGGTTAGAAGAAACAAATCCGAATCAGTCTGATAGTGATTCGTACTGGAAAAATTTGACACAAACAGATGGTACTTTAATTGCAACTTATGGTAGTTTATTTAATCATGGAGTGTTAAATATTCGTGAAGAAGCTTGGCGTTCAGATATGGGTTTTCCAGGCTACGGACGCCCCTCATATAGTGGTGATGGCGTTGTTTGGTATAATCAAATTTATACCAATACCAATACGTATATCACTAAAAAGTGGGAATCGCTTTACCTTGGTATTTTTCGGGCTAATCAGGTTATTGATGGTCTAAAAGGACTAGAGGGATCGGTTGATAATGAGGAATGGGAGGAGCAAATGGCACAAGCTCGCTTTTTAAGAGGGCTTTTCCATTTTTACTTGCATTCGTCATTTAATAAGGGAAATATAATTATCAGGGACTTTGTGCCGAAAACCACAGCTGAGTATAATATTCCTGTATCAGCTTCGGCCGAGGTAATCGCATTTTTCAGGTCTGATTTACGTTATGCATATGAACATTTGCCAGTGAGTTGGGCAGATGAGGGAGAGATAGGTAGAGCTACCAAAGGTGCCGCAGCAACCATCTTGGGAACTAGTTTTTTATATGAAAATGAAATTGACTCTGCGATCGTTAAATTTGAGGATGTGGTGAATAATGTGTCTGCAAAATATGGATATGAATTGGTTCAAGACCCTTCGCTTTTATTTACAACTGCTGGTGAATTTAATAAGGAGTCTATTTTTGAAATAGCTTATTCTAATGAGTTTAGTCCAGAATATAATACTTGGGTGGAAGATCGTACTACTAACCGACTGGCAGCCGATAGCTATGCAAATACATCGTCTTCTTTTTTTCCTTCTTGTTGGATTACGTGGGAGTATTTAAATGAACCAATGGACAGTAAAGATAGTCGGAATTATTATCTCTCCGATCCTGAAGATCCGGCTAGTGAGACTTTACGTGATGTGCCACTAAGAGCTTCTTCTATGATCGCTTTAATTCAAGATGAGCAGTCGTCTTATTACGGCAAGAAAGTATGGGAGAAAGCAACTTTTAACATACAAAATGGATTCGCACGTTATAAAAAATACACGAATCATGACCTGTTAACAGATGAAAATGATAATCCCGGAGGACGAAACCACTCAGGGAAAAACGTAACGGTTAACCGTTTGGGAGATGTTTATCTGATGTTGGCCGAATGTTACATTAAAAAAGATGATGTAAAAAGCGCTTTAGATTTGATAAACGCTGTACGTAGCAGGTGGGGCCTTCAACTTATAGGATTGAGTAATGGTGATACGGAGCATGAATATAATGAGGTTTCTTATGATGCGCAATCGTTGATGGAGCGATTAATGAATATTGAAAAGCCGCTGGAAACATCAGTTGAAGGGCATGCCATCCGATGGTTTGATCTTAGACGATGGGGGAAATTAGAGGAAAACTTTAAAAAGAAAGCAAACGAAGTATATTGGTCTGATCATTATACACCTAAAGATCAAACAAAAACAAAATGGAACAGTACGCTTACCGCAATCGATCCAGGAGATAGTAATAGACAGGTATATAAGGATTATGAGCAGGCAGCCATGAATTTCAACTATGAATTACATGCCTGGTTACCTATTCCTGCAACTGAGGAAGTGAGCAATCCGAATTTATACAAATAATAGATAATTAAAGCATAATTCAATGAAAAAATTAAACATATTATTACCGCTTTTTGCCTTGTTATTTGTGGTAGCATGCGATGAAGATGATTATGTAGCACCAGGTACGGTTACCGATGTTGCTTGGTACACCAGCGAAAAAAATAATGGAGATTATAAGTTAAATCAGGGCGATTATATGTCTTTTGTGGATTTATCTCAAGGTTATGAAAGTCATGAATGGAGTATTGAAACTGGGAACTACTTTTTGAAGGCAGGTTTTAGTCAGTATGATTCTTTGCCTTTGTTTATTGATCAAGAAAAAGGATTTGTTACTGACGATGCTACTGTTCATATTCTCTTTAATAAAGCGGGAATTAATAAGGTGCGTTTGTATAATACTTTTAATCAAAAAGTTGTTTTTAACGGATCTGAACCTTTTGAGGTAGTGAATAAAGACGGTGTTTGGGTGATTGATACTACTTTTTTGGTTGATGTATATGGTGATGTCTTGCCAGCTTTTAAAGTTTATCAATTAGTGGAAGACTATGATGGTAATATTATTGAGGAAAAAGAGGTTTGTAGTATTACTGAAACGGATATGCCAGATGCAGATAAAGCTGAGACTTGGCCAAGTATAGATGTGGAAATGGGAGGACGTCTTAAATTTGTAGATTTAACCACTAAAGATAGACCTACAGGTAGGATTTGGACTGTATTTAACCAGCAAAAATCGACTACGTCAAATGACTCTGTAGCAATTGTTTATTTTAATACATTGGGGTATACAACAGCCAAGGGGGTTGGATCTATTAAAGCAGAAAGGGTGAGTGATGATGAATTGCCAAGTGCCTCAGCTGTAAAAGTGATACCTTTTAATGTTAATGTGATAGCATCTGCTAAACCTTTTGTATATACTGGTAATATTAAGGAGAATGAAGATGAATCTATCATCATGAATGTGTCTGGTGAAATGAAATCTTTTTCAGGTGTTGAAGATGCTTTTACGGTGCATGTGTTGAATGCTGCATCTGGCTTTGAAGAAAATATAGCAGCGGCTAAAGCAGAAGTAAATCCCGAAGATGCTACATCTATTAAACTAAAGCTTAGTGAGGCGATCTATAATTCTGATCAAGTATATGTTTCTTATGATAATACGAAGGGTGCTATTTTGCGTGCTGATGATAAAATATTAGAGAACTTTGGCCCAGTTGGGGTAGATATGTATACTCAAAATTTTGCGGATGTTGATTTTTATGGAGCAGAAGCCGGAGGTGATGGTTGGTTTATTCAGCATGCCAATCAATGGTTTATTAATACCGAAAAGTCTTCTTCAGGGAGTTATGGTTTTAAATATGTTTATGACACAGCTAGTAGTCCTGGAAATAATGCTAAAATTCAAAGCACTGCACCGAATGTTTTTGGTGTAGAGGAAGGTGAATATCTAATGAGTCTCGAGGTATGGATGGAAGAAAGTTCAAATATTGCGTTTTTACGTACTAACCTATCTACTCCCGATTGGTTACCTTTGACATGGGATTTATCTTCTATTGAAAAAGGTAAATGGGTAAGACTAACTCAGCAAATTTCTTTGGGGGATCATAGTAAATTTATATTTCAAATTAACAAGGCGGATGTGCTTGGCGATAACGCTATTATGTATATTGATGATATTGAGTTTACTAAATTAGAAATGAGGCCTTAATTCAAAAATTAGTGATTTAATGATGCTGGTAGTTTATTTATACTCTTTGCTATTGGCTTGGTTCAGATGGCCTTAAAAATAAATTATAAACAAATGAAAATTATAACGTATGAAAAATTTACTAAATATATTGACCGTGGTTGGTTTTGTAATGTTATTAGGAGGATGTGATGAATCGGAATGGCCCGAATCTAGCGTTAAACTAGTTCCTGTGTATTCAGCAACGGATATAGATGGTGAGGGTGCGCCCTTCGCCTTAGAAATATATCAAGAAAAGCCATTGTTGATTGAATATGTTAATGCCAATATACTCAATAGTTTTAGTTATTACGATTTTGTAGATAAATCTTCATCGACTCGTTTTGACTTGAGCTATGCTATTCAACGACCAGCTATTACAGATGCTGGTAAGGATACTTTAATAACAAATGTTTATAGGTTATTTGGTCTGAAAAATGATTTGAAACCTGATACCCTTTGGTATGGAGTGGCTATTTCTGTGGATACTACCTATAGTGAATTTTATACTACTATAGAAGAAAAACAAGTTTATAATTAGTCTTTGCAAGAAAACTCCAAATACTGCGTTATTCTCATTTTTGAAACAGTCGCTTACCATCAGTAAACTCCTTGGTTTCAAAAATATCGAAAGCCTTGTCTTTGAAGCTTTCTTATCAAAGCTAGAAAACGACTGTTTTTTCTGGCAATGACTAATTTAGCGTGTACACAAAAAAAATTATTAAACCCTGCAAGATGCATTAGAACTTCATAATAGATTTTCTAATGCATTTTTCTGGTTAAAAGGAGGCTGCCTGTAGGCGGTCTTTTTTTTGTTCGAAGTGTTGTGCAAGGTATATTATTTTTTATTACGTGTTGAAATAAAAGGTTCATCGACACTATTTATGCTTGTTACCTAAAGATAGGATTACTCCTTCTTTGCATCATAGATGATGTTGGTTGTGATGCTATTAATAAAGTAGTTAAAATCTTATTATAATGGGTTAATTTTGATGATGTCGGAACTGTATAAAGAGTGTTAATTTGTTCGTTGCATATGACGTATTTATATGTTGAAATATTAGGATATGTGAAACGAGCCATGATAAAAAACTTCACACATAGAATTATGAATAATATGGCGAGTTTCATGTGGCCATTGAAAATTAAATTTAAACACATGAAAAGGATACCTGTATTTTTATTAGCAGTAGTGACACTATTTGCTTGCAATGTTAAATCAGTACAACATGAGAGTAAAGGAAAGAAACCTAATATACTTTTTATTGCCATTGACGATCTTCGACCGGAGTTAGGATGTTATGGTTCACCCATTGCTATTACGCCTAATATTGATCAATTGGCTGAGCAGGGCTTACTGTTTGAGAACGCCTATTGTCAACAAGCTATTTGTAGTCCTTCACGTGCCAGTTTAATGACTGGTGCCCGGCCTGAATCTATTGGAGTGATTGAAAATTACACAGACTTTCGTGATGTAAACCCGGATATTGTTACTTTACCTCAACAGTTTATTAAGTTTGGTTATGAAGCAGTTTGTTTGGGGAAAGTTTTTCATGGTAAATATAATGACCCTGATTTTTCATGGAGTAGGTTGCCGCTTAAACCAAGCATCAAGCGACTACCTACTAAAGGGGGGTTCGCATTGAAAGAAAATCAAGAGTTTTGGAAAAGGGATCGTGATAAAATGGTGGCTAAATATGGTCCAGATGCTACTAAAAATGGTTTAGCTCAAGGGCCTGCATTTGAATGTGCTGATGTGCCAGATGAGACCTATGAAGATGGTTATAATACTGTTGCCGCAATTGCAACACTAAAAGATATGTTGGCTAAAAATCCAGAAAAACCTTTTTTTCTTGGGTTTGGTATTAAAAAACCCCATTTGAATTTTGTGGCACCTAAAAGATATTGGGATTTATATGATCGTGAAGATATCTCATTGTCTTCATATACAGAGGCACCAATTAATGGTGCTGCCATGGGATTACACCCTTCTTTTGAAATGAGAGCTAGGGCAGGTATTCCTAAGTTCGGAAGTATTAGTGATTCTTTAGCTCGTGTATTAAAGCATGGTTATTTAGCTTGTGTGAGTTATGCCGATGCCCAGGTTGGTAAGGTAATGCAGGCGTTGGAGGAGGCTGGCGTTAGAGACAATACAATTGTTATTTTATGGGGCGATCATGGTTGGCATCTTGGAGAAATGGGAGTGTGGGGAAAAGCCACTAATTATGAAATTGCTACACGTGTACCGATGATAATTTCTGCGCCTAATATGCCTGATGAAATTAGGGGTGTAAAAACCGGTGCCTTAGTGGAGTTGGTGGACATGTATCCAACGCTTTGTGAGTTAGCAGGCGTAGATAAGCCAAGTCACCTGGAGGGACAAAGCTTCGCTCCTCTATTGACAAATCCTACCCACGATTGGAAGAAAGCTGTATTTAGTCAGTTTCCTACACCCGCACTAAGGGAATGGGCTGCAAATCCACTTTCTAAAGGAATGCGCGAAACTTATTTTGGTCCATTAATAAATCAAGTTGAAGATCGTATTATTGTTCAACAAGGGAGTAGATGGAATCGAAATCTATTTGAAAATCGTTTGATGGGATATGGAATGCGTACAAAAAAATATCGGCTTATCGTATGGAAGGATTACACGGACGCAAGTGCTGAACCTATCTTTATCGAGTTGTTTGATCATATGAACGATCCATCTGAAACAAAA comes from the Saccharicrinis fermentans DSM 9555 = JCM 21142 genome and includes:
- a CDS encoding sulfatase, whose product is MKRIPVFLLAVVTLFACNVKSVQHESKGKKPNILFIAIDDLRPELGCYGSPIAITPNIDQLAEQGLLFENAYCQQAICSPSRASLMTGARPESIGVIENYTDFRDVNPDIVTLPQQFIKFGYEAVCLGKVFHGKYNDPDFSWSRLPLKPSIKRLPTKGGFALKENQEFWKRDRDKMVAKYGPDATKNGLAQGPAFECADVPDETYEDGYNTVAAIATLKDMLAKNPEKPFFLGFGIKKPHLNFVAPKRYWDLYDREDISLSSYTEAPINGAAMGLHPSFEMRARAGIPKFGSISDSLARVLKHGYLACVSYADAQVGKVMQALEEAGVRDNTIVILWGDHGWHLGEMGVWGKATNYEIATRVPMIISAPNMPDEIRGVKTGALVELVDMYPTLCELAGVDKPSHLEGQSFAPLLTNPTHDWKKAVFSQFPTPALREWAANPLSKGMRETYFGPLINQVEDRIIVQQGSRWNRNLFENRLMGYGMRTKKYRLIVWKDYTDASAEPIFIELFDHMNDPSETKNIAEENPQVVRTLLQQFNEGWKGNMAEIK
- a CDS encoding SusC/RagA family TonB-linked outer membrane protein, producing the protein MKQYKMLKFSQTMARYLFLTIILMMTWSIQAQEKNMMVTGTVVSSADGLGIPGVSVVIKGTMLGTITDMDGNYSLKAEMGDVFQFSFIGMESTEKEVRGKIVDVSMKPDVVSLDEVVAIGYGSVKKKELTGAVAQVKSEDISRVVTSDFGAALQGLVAGVNVTANSGAPGENSNILIRGVSSISGSNTPLFVVDGVPQEGDPRLSTNEIETIDILKDAASAAIYGTRGAAGVILITTKQGEAGSLRVRVNSSYGVEDIRSGTPVMNAVEQTYADFLYHRNLNGTNYTDINLSTLRTSESFQNNTDLGSLVFIDYAPVQEHSINVSGGTKDISYNVIAGYFNKEGVIVNSGFERFNTRANTTYRHGKWRINANVGLTQEKKKSSPGGIITQTIKYHPTMNMIDVDSDEALNTSHSFESNRVNWVMDSFRNTDVNHRTSAFANFNINLELIKDLNLSTRIGNSFTNDYRHRFSPYQEVYDVDGELVGDPSTNSYVWDLSSRRTALTLDAGLTYQKKFDKHKLTVFLGQSVEKYVYDSFEAKKTAVSNNEIDRLDGAVSNPYASSMDNDYVNKLIGSIGRIQYDYKSKYLLSASIRRDGSSKFGSDNRWGIFPSASLGWNVSDEGFWQGIKEVANNFKLRASYGTVGNQSFDPYTYSAGITPGINYIFTSQNADGGQNNSLVNGYVQTEFANGDVKWETSIQTNIGMDIAFFNNKLTFTAEYYNTNKKDMLMPIQLPGSTGNIPNVNMHNPKSSVVVLNVGDMTNQGLEFAMGYRTKTGRVSWGVNGTFSTNKNEVTKVNGMGGFTLLDDGGLISGKKSVSQVTAIAEGYEAGAFFLRPTNGIVDSHEKLAEYQNIRPDARMGDLIYKDTNGDGLISDLDRVYSGSGLVEYEVGLNAQASFKGFDFSMQWYSAIGHEIMNGAKATAYGWGRHKDLLYQWSEANPTSSIPSYKGEPNKHFNYEGHSDLWLEDGTYLRLKEITLGYTLPQVSTRGWGIDKCRFYVTAQNPLTFTDYSGYDPEVGGNVKSRGVDKGNYPVTSLYTVGVNLNF
- a CDS encoding RagB/SusD family nutrient uptake outer membrane protein, coding for MTYKLFKYLALVVVLALTVSCNDWLEETNPNQSDSDSYWKNLTQTDGTLIATYGSLFNHGVLNIREEAWRSDMGFPGYGRPSYSGDGVVWYNQIYTNTNTYITKKWESLYLGIFRANQVIDGLKGLEGSVDNEEWEEQMAQARFLRGLFHFYLHSSFNKGNIIIRDFVPKTTAEYNIPVSASAEVIAFFRSDLRYAYEHLPVSWADEGEIGRATKGAAATILGTSFLYENEIDSAIVKFEDVVNNVSAKYGYELVQDPSLLFTTAGEFNKESIFEIAYSNEFSPEYNTWVEDRTTNRLAADSYANTSSSFFPSCWITWEYLNEPMDSKDSRNYYLSDPEDPASETLRDVPLRASSMIALIQDEQSSYYGKKVWEKATFNIQNGFARYKKYTNHDLLTDENDNPGGRNHSGKNVTVNRLGDVYLMLAECYIKKDDVKSALDLINAVRSRWGLQLIGLSNGDTEHEYNEVSYDAQSLMERLMNIEKPLETSVEGHAIRWFDLRRWGKLEENFKKKANEVYWSDHYTPKDQTKTKWNSTLTAIDPGDSNRQVYKDYEQAAMNFNYELHAWLPIPATEEVSNPNLYK